From Myxocyprinus asiaticus isolate MX2 ecotype Aquarium Trade chromosome 25, UBuf_Myxa_2, whole genome shotgun sequence, one genomic window encodes:
- the ckbb gene encoding creatine kinase, brain b has product MPFGYTHNLLKMNYSAEQEYPDLSQHNNHMAKVLTLEMYANLRDKQTPSGFTLDDVIQTGVDNPGHPFIMTVGCVAGDEETYEVFKDLLDPVIEDRHGGYKPTDKHKTDLNPDNLQGGDDLDPNYVLSSRVRTGRSIRGFCLPPHCSRGERRGIESLSVEALGALDGDLKGKYYALKDMTEEEQQQLIDDHFLFDKPVSPLLLASGMARDWPDARGIWHNDNKTFLVWVNEEDHLRVISMQKGGNMKEVFNRFCTGLTKIEALFKEKGHEFMWNEHLGYVLTCPSNLGTGLRGGVHVKLPNLSKHEKFGEILKRLRLQKRGTGGVDTAAVGGVFDISNADRLGFSEVELVQMVVDGVKLLVDMEKCLEAGQSIDDLMPEQK; this is encoded by the exons ATGCCTTTCGGTTACACTCACAATCTGCTGAAGATGAACTACTCCGCGGAGCAGGAGTATCCCGACCTCAGCCAGCACAACAACCACATGGCTAAGGTGCTGACTCTGGAGATGTACGCCAACCTACGGGACAAACAAACGCCCAGCGGATTTACCCTGGATGACGTCATTCAAACCGGGGTTGATAACCCAG GGCACCCCTTCATCATGACAGTAGGCTGTGTTGCTGGAGATGAAGAAACATATGAAGTGTTCAAAGATCTTCTGGACCCTGTTATTGAGGACCGCCATGGTGGATATAAACCCACAGACAAACACAAGACTGACCTGAACCCAGACAACCTCCAG GGTGGAGACGACCTTGACCCCAACTATGTACTTAGCTCCAGAGTGCGAACTGGCAGGAGCATCCGTGGTTTCTGCCTCCCTCCCCACTGCAGCCGTGGAGAGAGACGTGGCATTGAAAGCTTGTCTGTTGAGG CTTTGGGAGCTCTTGATGGCGACCTTAAAGGGAAGTACTACGCCCTCAAGGACATGACTGAGGAGGAGCAGCAGCAGCTAATTGATGACCACTTCCTGTTTGATAAGCCTGTGTCCCCACTGCTTCTGGCTTCTGGGATGGCTCGTGATTGGCCAGATGCCAGAGGGATCTG GCATAATGACAATAAGACATTCCTGGTCTGGGTGAATGAGGAAGACCATCTTCGTGTCATCTCCATGCAGAAAGGTGGTAACATGAAGGAGGTCTTCAATCGTTTCTGCACAGGCCTTACAAAG ATTGAAGCTTTGTTCAAAGAGAAGGGCCATGAGTTCATGTGGAATGAACACTTGGGCTACGTTCTGACTTGCCCTTCCAACCTGGGCACAGGGCTGCGTGGCGGTGTTCATGTCAAACTTCCCAACCTCAGTAAGCACGAGAAGTTTGGCGAGATCCTCAAGCGACTGAGGCTCCAAAAGCGTGGAACAG GTGGAGTAGACACCGCTGCAGTAGGTGGTGTATTTGACATCTCCAATGCAGACCGCCTGGGCTTCTCTGAGGTTGAGTTGGTTCAGATGGTGGTTGATGGAGTTAAGCTGCTTGTAGATATGGAGAAATGTCTAGAGGCAGGCCAGTCAATTGATGACCTTATGCCTGAGCAGAAGTGA